The Streptomyces camelliae genome window below encodes:
- a CDS encoding PrsW family intramembrane metalloprotease codes for MTHSPPPGTPKARIPGPQQPPPPYPRIRTGLWRRCLGGGLALWALTAWVTYETRDSTLLPTLILLGSFLAPVVFVLWAYERHGRDLGVSAILGCFLTGGTLGVLGASLVESYLLHPSLGMFLGVGLIEEAAKLAALVFVLRSQPGVRGTRAGLVLGAAVGFGFAALESAGYAFDTAVSSAGVDLRALLETEILRGVLAPFGHGLWTAIAGAALLSRRRPTGRFRVTAPVVGTYLGVALLHALWDSTHGLAVWATARLTGAGLDRLLFAQEYLARPSATQEHLFTLFSVGGLALVALAGIGWVRSLARQDAPWGNTP; via the coding sequence GTGACCCACTCCCCGCCGCCCGGCACGCCCAAGGCCCGCATCCCCGGCCCGCAGCAGCCCCCGCCGCCGTACCCCCGCATCCGCACGGGGCTGTGGCGGCGCTGTCTGGGCGGCGGGCTCGCCCTGTGGGCGCTGACGGCGTGGGTGACGTACGAGACGCGCGACAGCACGCTGCTGCCGACGCTGATCCTGCTCGGCAGCTTTCTGGCGCCGGTCGTCTTCGTGCTGTGGGCGTACGAGCGGCACGGCCGGGACCTGGGCGTCAGCGCGATCCTCGGCTGTTTCCTGACCGGCGGCACGCTCGGGGTGCTCGGCGCCTCGCTGGTGGAGTCGTATCTGCTGCATCCCTCTCTCGGGATGTTCCTCGGTGTCGGCCTGATCGAGGAGGCGGCCAAGCTCGCCGCGCTGGTGTTCGTGCTGCGGAGCCAGCCCGGTGTCCGCGGCACGCGCGCGGGGCTGGTGCTCGGCGCGGCCGTCGGCTTCGGCTTCGCCGCCCTGGAGAGCGCCGGGTACGCCTTCGACACGGCCGTCTCCTCCGCGGGCGTCGACCTGCGCGCACTGCTGGAGACGGAGATCCTGCGCGGGGTCCTGGCGCCCTTCGGGCACGGCCTGTGGACCGCGATCGCCGGAGCCGCCCTGCTGTCCCGGCGCCGGCCGACCGGCCGCTTCCGCGTCACCGCCCCCGTCGTCGGCACCTACCTCGGCGTCGCCCTGCTGCACGCCCTGTGGGACTCGACGCACGGCCTCGCGGTCTGGGCCACGGCCCGGCTGACCGGGGCCGGTCTGGACCGGCTGCTGTTCGCGCAGGAGTACCTCGCCCGGCCCAGCGCCACGCAGGAGCATCTGTTCACTCTGTTCTCGGTCGGCGGGCTGGCCCTGGTGGCGCTGGCCGGGATCGGCTGGGTGCGGTCGCTGGCACGCCAGGACGCCCCTTGGGGGAATACCCCCTAG
- a CDS encoding heavy metal translocating P-type ATPase has product MTSTTRTGKAPATGGTSSEADEVELLIGGMTCASCAARVEKKLNRMDGVSATVNYATEKAKISFGTGVRVADLIATVEKTGYTAEEPAPPQPEATAEDTPGDDSELGALRRRLLISALLALPVVLLAMIPALQFDNWQWLSLTLASPVVVWGGLPFHQAAWTNLRHGAATMDTLVSVGTLAAFGWSLWALFFGDAGMPGMHDEFRLTISRMDGASTIYLEVASGVVALILLGRYLEARSKRRAGAALKALMELGAKDVAVLRYEEGEPEGLSVEGGGGRRAGGREVRVPVASLSVGDRFVVRPGEKIATDGTVTEGISAVDASMLTGESVPVDVGPGDRVTGATVNAGGRLVVEATRVGADTQLARMAKLVEDAQNGKAEVQRLADRVSAVFVPVVIGIALATFGGWLGVTGDAVAAFTAAVAVLIIACPCALGLATPTALMVGTGRGAQLGILIKGPEVLESTRRVDTIVLDKTGTVTTGRMTLQAVHVADGEDEKELLRLAGALEHASEHPVARAIAAGAEERAGALPGVEHFENVPGRGVRGRVDGREVAVGRLYDELPHPLAQAAREAEEQGRTAVVAGWDGRARGVLAVADAIKETSAAAVAELRALGLTPVLLTGDNRTVAEAVAKTVGIDPADVYADVLPEDKVDVVRRLRDEGHAVAMVGDGVNDAAALATADLGLAMGTGTDAAIEASDLTLVRGDLRVAADAIRLSRRTLATIKGNLVWAFGYNVAALPLAAAGLLNPMIAGAAMAFSSVFVVTNSLRLRRFR; this is encoded by the coding sequence ATGACCAGCACCACCCGTACAGGGAAAGCCCCCGCGACAGGCGGGACCTCCTCCGAAGCCGACGAGGTCGAGCTGCTCATCGGCGGGATGACCTGCGCCTCCTGCGCCGCGCGCGTGGAGAAGAAGCTCAACCGGATGGACGGCGTCAGCGCCACCGTCAACTACGCCACCGAGAAGGCGAAGATCTCCTTCGGCACGGGCGTCCGGGTCGCCGACCTGATCGCCACCGTGGAGAAGACCGGCTACACCGCCGAGGAGCCCGCCCCGCCGCAGCCCGAGGCCACGGCCGAAGACACTCCCGGCGACGACTCCGAGCTCGGCGCCCTGCGCCGGCGGCTGCTGATATCCGCGCTGCTCGCGCTGCCCGTCGTCCTGCTCGCGATGATCCCGGCGCTCCAGTTCGACAACTGGCAGTGGCTCTCGCTCACCCTCGCCTCACCCGTTGTCGTCTGGGGTGGCCTGCCCTTCCACCAGGCCGCCTGGACCAACCTCCGGCACGGCGCCGCGACCATGGACACGCTGGTCTCGGTCGGCACGCTGGCCGCGTTCGGCTGGTCGCTGTGGGCCCTGTTCTTCGGCGACGCCGGCATGCCCGGCATGCACGACGAGTTCCGGCTCACCATCTCCCGGATGGACGGCGCCTCCACCATCTACCTGGAGGTCGCCTCCGGAGTGGTCGCGCTGATCCTGCTCGGCCGCTACCTGGAGGCCCGCTCCAAGCGGCGGGCGGGCGCGGCCCTGAAGGCCCTGATGGAGCTGGGCGCCAAGGACGTGGCGGTGCTCCGATACGAGGAGGGCGAGCCCGAAGGGCTCTCGGTTGAGGGCGGTGGTGGGCGACGGGCGGGCGGCCGTGAGGTACGCGTCCCGGTGGCATCTCTGTCCGTCGGGGACCGGTTCGTCGTACGGCCCGGCGAGAAGATCGCCACCGACGGCACGGTGACCGAGGGCATCTCCGCCGTGGACGCGTCCATGCTGACCGGCGAATCGGTGCCGGTGGACGTGGGACCGGGCGACCGGGTCACCGGGGCCACGGTCAACGCGGGCGGGCGACTGGTCGTCGAGGCGACCCGGGTCGGGGCCGACACCCAGCTCGCGCGGATGGCGAAGCTCGTGGAGGACGCCCAGAACGGCAAGGCCGAGGTGCAACGGCTCGCCGACCGCGTCTCCGCCGTCTTCGTGCCCGTCGTCATCGGCATCGCGCTCGCCACGTTCGGCGGCTGGCTGGGCGTGACCGGGGACGCGGTCGCCGCGTTCACCGCCGCCGTCGCCGTCCTGATCATCGCCTGCCCCTGCGCGCTGGGCCTCGCCACGCCGACCGCGCTGATGGTCGGCACCGGCCGCGGCGCCCAGCTCGGCATCCTGATCAAGGGCCCCGAGGTGCTGGAGTCCACGCGCCGCGTCGACACGATCGTCCTCGACAAGACCGGCACCGTCACCACCGGCCGGATGACCCTCCAGGCGGTCCACGTCGCCGACGGCGAGGACGAGAAGGAGCTGCTGCGGCTCGCCGGCGCCCTGGAACACGCCTCCGAGCACCCGGTCGCCCGCGCGATCGCCGCCGGCGCCGAGGAACGCGCCGGAGCACTGCCGGGGGTCGAGCACTTCGAGAACGTCCCCGGCCGGGGCGTACGCGGACGCGTGGACGGCCGTGAGGTGGCCGTGGGCCGCCTGTACGACGAGCTGCCGCACCCGTTGGCCCAGGCGGCCCGCGAGGCCGAGGAGCAGGGCCGTACGGCCGTCGTGGCCGGCTGGGACGGGCGGGCGCGCGGGGTCCTCGCCGTCGCCGACGCGATCAAGGAGACCAGCGCGGCGGCCGTGGCCGAACTGCGCGCCCTGGGTCTCACGCCGGTCCTGCTGACCGGGGACAACCGGACGGTCGCCGAGGCGGTCGCGAAGACGGTCGGCATCGACCCGGCGGACGTCTACGCCGACGTGCTCCCCGAGGACAAGGTGGACGTCGTACGGCGGCTGCGGGACGAGGGACACGCCGTGGCGATGGTCGGCGACGGCGTCAACGACGCGGCCGCGCTGGCCACCGCCGACCTGGGCCTGGCGATGGGCACCGGCACGGACGCGGCGATCGAGGCGAGCGATCTGACGCTGGTGCGCGGGGACCTGCGGGTGGCGGCGGACGCGATCCGGCTGTCCCGGCGGACGCTGGCCACCATCAAGGGCAACCTGGTGTGGGCCTTCGGCTACAACGTGGCCGCGCTGCCGCTGGCCGCCGCCGGGCTGCTCAACCCCATGATCGCGGGCGCGGCGATGGCGTTCTCCTCGGTCTTCGTGGTGACCAACAGCCTGCGGCTGCGCCGCTTCCGCTGA
- a CDS encoding zinc-dependent alcohol dehydrogenase family protein, protein MRAVVFERYGAPAEVRELPDPHPAPHGVVVRVEATGLCRSDWHGWMGHDPDIRLPHVPGHELAGVVEAVGPLVRRARPGDRVTVPFVCACGTCPACAAGDQQVCERQTQPGFHHWGSFAEYVALDHADVNLVAIPDDMAYATAAALGCRFATAFRAVVQQGRVAAGEWVAVHGCGGVGLSAVMVAAASGARVVAVDVAPQALDLARKFGAAECVDATGAADTAAAVRELTGGGAHLSLDALGSPATCAASVNGLRRRGRHVQVGLLPSADGTTPVPLARAIALELELIGSHGMAAHAYPGMLRLVRSGVLRPDLLVTSTIPLAAAPAALAAMGTAPGAGVTVIEPWR, encoded by the coding sequence ATGCGAGCGGTCGTCTTCGAGCGGTACGGCGCCCCCGCCGAGGTACGTGAGCTGCCCGACCCCCACCCGGCCCCGCACGGGGTGGTCGTCCGGGTCGAGGCGACCGGCCTGTGCCGCAGCGACTGGCACGGCTGGATGGGCCACGACCCCGACATCAGGCTGCCGCACGTGCCGGGGCACGAACTCGCCGGTGTCGTCGAGGCGGTGGGGCCCCTGGTGCGGCGCGCGCGGCCCGGCGACCGGGTCACCGTGCCGTTCGTCTGCGCCTGCGGCACCTGCCCGGCGTGCGCGGCGGGCGACCAGCAGGTGTGCGAGCGCCAGACCCAGCCCGGCTTCCACCACTGGGGCTCCTTCGCCGAGTACGTCGCGCTGGACCACGCCGACGTCAACCTGGTCGCGATCCCGGACGACATGGCGTACGCCACCGCCGCCGCCCTCGGCTGCCGCTTCGCCACCGCCTTCCGTGCGGTGGTGCAGCAGGGCCGGGTGGCGGCGGGGGAGTGGGTCGCGGTGCACGGCTGCGGCGGGGTCGGACTGTCGGCGGTGATGGTCGCGGCGGCCTCGGGAGCGCGGGTGGTCGCCGTCGACGTAGCACCCCAAGCCCTCGATCTGGCACGGAAGTTCGGGGCGGCGGAGTGTGTGGACGCGACCGGTGCGGCCGATACGGCCGCCGCGGTCCGCGAGCTGACCGGCGGCGGGGCGCACCTCTCCCTCGACGCACTCGGCTCCCCGGCCACCTGCGCGGCCTCGGTGAACGGCCTGCGCCGCCGGGGCCGGCACGTCCAGGTCGGCCTGCTGCCCTCGGCCGACGGCACCACCCCCGTCCCGCTGGCCCGCGCCATCGCCCTGGAGCTGGAACTGATCGGCAGTCACGGCATGGCCGCCCACGCCTACCCCGGGATGCTCCGCCTGGTCCGCTCCGGGGTGCTGCGGCCCGACCTGCTGGTGACGTCCACGATCCCGCTGGCCGCGGCACCGGCGGCCCTCGCGGCGATGGGGACGGCACCGGGTGCCGGGGTCACCGTCATCGAGCCGTGGCGCTGA
- a CDS encoding citrate synthase, whose translation MSDNSVVLRYGDGEYTYPVVDSTVGDKGFDIGKLRAQTGLVTLDSGYGNTAAYKSAVTYLDGEAGILRYRGYPIEQLAERSTFLEVAYLLINGELPTVDELTTFKNEITRHTLLHEDVKNFYKGFPRDAHPMAMLSSVVSALSTFYQDSHNPFDEKQRDLSTIRLLAKLPTIAAYAYKKSIGHPFVYPRNDLGYVENFLRMTFSVPAQEYDLDPVVVAALDKLLILHADHEQNCSTSTVRLVGSSQANMFASISAGISALWGPLHGGANQSVLEMLEGIRDSGSDVDTFIRKVKNKEDGVRLMGFGHRVYKNFDPRAKIIKAAAHDVLSALGKEDELLDIALKLEEHALSDDYFVERKLYPNVDFYTGLIYRAMGFPTEMFTVLFALGRLPGWIAQWTEMIKEPGSRIGRPRQIYTGVVERDFVPVEER comes from the coding sequence GTGAGCGACAACTCTGTAGTACTGCGGTACGGCGACGGCGAGTACACCTACCCGGTGGTCGACAGCACCGTCGGTGACAAGGGCTTCGACATCGGGAAGCTCCGCGCCCAGACCGGTCTGGTGACTCTGGACAGCGGCTACGGCAACACGGCCGCCTATAAATCCGCCGTCACCTACCTCGACGGCGAGGCGGGCATCCTCCGCTACCGCGGCTACCCCATCGAGCAGCTGGCCGAGCGCTCCACCTTCCTGGAGGTGGCGTACCTGCTGATCAACGGTGAGCTGCCCACCGTGGACGAGCTGACGACGTTCAAGAACGAGATCACGCGGCACACCCTGCTGCACGAGGACGTCAAGAACTTCTACAAGGGCTTCCCGCGCGACGCCCACCCGATGGCCATGCTGTCGTCGGTCGTCTCGGCGCTGTCCACCTTCTACCAGGACAGCCACAACCCGTTCGACGAGAAGCAGCGCGACCTCTCCACGATCCGGCTGCTCGCGAAGCTCCCGACGATCGCGGCGTACGCGTACAAGAAGTCGATCGGCCACCCCTTCGTCTACCCGCGCAACGACCTCGGCTACGTCGAGAACTTCCTGCGCATGACCTTCTCGGTCCCGGCCCAGGAGTACGACCTCGACCCGGTCGTCGTCGCCGCGCTGGACAAGCTGCTCATCCTGCACGCCGACCACGAGCAGAACTGCTCGACCTCCACGGTCCGCCTGGTCGGCTCCTCGCAGGCCAACATGTTCGCGTCGATCTCGGCCGGCATCAGCGCGCTGTGGGGTCCGCTGCACGGCGGTGCCAACCAGTCCGTGCTGGAGATGCTGGAGGGCATCCGCGACTCCGGCTCCGACGTCGACACCTTCATCCGCAAGGTGAAGAACAAGGAGGACGGCGTCCGTCTGATGGGCTTCGGCCACCGGGTCTACAAGAACTTCGACCCGCGCGCCAAGATCATCAAGGCCGCCGCGCACGACGTGCTCTCCGCGCTGGGCAAGGAGGACGAGCTCCTCGACATCGCCCTGAAGCTGGAGGAGCACGCCCTCTCCGACGACTACTTCGTGGAGCGCAAGCTCTACCCGAACGTCGACTTCTACACCGGCCTGATCTACCGGGCCATGGGCTTCCCGACCGAGATGTTCACGGTCCTGTTCGCCCTGGGCCGCCTGCCGGGCTGGATCGCCCAGTGGACCGAGATGATCAAGGAGCCGGGCTCCCGCATCGGCCGCCCGCGCCAGATCTACACGGGCGTGGTCGAGCGCGACTTCGTGCCGGTCGAGGAGCGCTGA
- a CDS encoding heavy-metal-associated domain-containing protein: MTAHTDTSGSVTTVYKVTGMSCGHCEGAVSGEVSQIPGVTSVKAVASSGEVTVVSEAPLDDEAVRAAVDEAGFELAGRA; the protein is encoded by the coding sequence ATGACCGCCCACACCGACACCTCCGGTTCCGTCACCACCGTCTACAAGGTGACCGGCATGAGCTGTGGCCACTGCGAGGGCGCCGTCTCCGGCGAGGTCTCCCAGATCCCCGGCGTCACCTCGGTGAAGGCCGTGGCGTCCAGCGGCGAGGTGACCGTCGTCTCCGAGGCCCCGCTGGACGACGAGGCCGTGCGCGCCGCTGTGGACGAGGCCGGCTTCGAGCTGGCCGGCCGGGCCTGA